A stretch of Desulfitobacterium dichloroeliminans LMG P-21439 DNA encodes these proteins:
- a CDS encoding 1-deoxy-D-xylulose-5-phosphate reductoisomerase, with the protein MKRLTILGSTGSIGTQTLDIVRQNPGKFEVYALAAGRNAEEVERQARQFKPRVIGLMDDKAARELKQRVADLDVEVVQGMEGLLRSVTDEAPDTIVTAISGRIGLEPTLAALQAGKDIALANKETLVAGGELVMETAKKLKRRILPVDSEHSAIFQCLEEDERTLEKIILTASGGPFRGWSAEKLKEVTPEVALKHPNWAMGAKITIDSATMMNKGLEVIEAHHLFNMTYEQIEVLIHPQSAIHSMVQYCDGSVLAQLGRPDMHLPIQYALSYPTRWSNPFERLDLRGKTLTFFDPDEYDFPALKLAYACGRRGGTLPAVMNAANEVAVHAFLARRIPYLEIIRLVERVCTEHDVLDATDLETILSADHWARMRTEEFIG; encoded by the coding sequence GTGAAGAGGTTGACAATTTTAGGCTCTACGGGGTCTATAGGAACACAAACCCTAGATATTGTCCGTCAAAATCCAGGGAAATTTGAGGTTTATGCATTGGCAGCGGGCAGAAATGCCGAGGAAGTTGAACGCCAGGCCCGGCAGTTTAAACCTCGAGTTATCGGTTTAATGGATGATAAAGCAGCCCGAGAATTAAAACAAAGGGTGGCAGATTTAGATGTCGAAGTCGTTCAAGGAATGGAGGGACTTCTGCGCTCAGTTACCGATGAAGCACCGGATACGATTGTCACGGCCATCAGTGGCCGCATTGGTTTAGAACCTACTTTAGCGGCACTTCAGGCGGGGAAAGATATTGCCTTAGCCAATAAAGAAACCTTAGTTGCTGGTGGGGAATTGGTCATGGAGACGGCTAAGAAGCTTAAGCGACGTATTCTTCCCGTGGATAGTGAGCACTCTGCTATTTTCCAATGTTTAGAAGAAGATGAGCGTACTCTGGAAAAGATCATTTTGACGGCTTCCGGCGGCCCTTTTCGTGGTTGGTCTGCAGAGAAATTAAAGGAAGTAACTCCTGAGGTAGCGTTGAAGCACCCTAACTGGGCCATGGGAGCAAAGATTACCATCGACTCAGCGACGATGATGAATAAGGGGCTAGAGGTTATTGAGGCTCATCATCTTTTTAACATGACCTACGAACAGATTGAGGTGCTCATCCATCCCCAAAGCGCGATTCATTCTATGGTGCAATACTGTGACGGGAGTGTCTTAGCTCAACTGGGCAGACCCGATATGCACCTGCCTATTCAATATGCTTTAAGTTATCCTACCCGCTGGTCTAATCCATTCGAGCGACTTGATTTAAGAGGAAAAACCCTGACATTTTTTGACCCGGATGAATACGATTTTCCTGCTTTAAAGCTTGCTTATGCGTGTGGACGCCGTGGCGGGACCTTGCCCGCGGTCATGAATGCCGCCAATGAAGTTGCGGTTCATGCCTTCTTAGCTCGTCGTATACCCTATCTTGAAATCATACGTCTCGTAGAACGGGTGTGTACAGAGCATGATGTGTTAGATGCCACGGATTTGGAAACCATACTTAGTGCTGATCATTGGGCCAGGATGCGCACGGAAGAGTTCATTGGGTAA
- the ispG gene encoding flavodoxin-dependent (E)-4-hydroxy-3-methylbut-2-enyl-diphosphate synthase has translation MNRKMTKAVKIGDVTIGGGAPVVVQSMTNTDTRDIPSTLAQIHALAKAGCEVVRLAVLDRDAGYALQEIALQSALPVIADIHFDYQLALLAIEQGVHGLRLNPGNIGARWKVQEVVRACKEREIPIRIGVNAGSLEKEILAKYQGVTAEGMVESALGHIHLLEEEGYDKIKVSLKASHVPLMLGAYRKMAECVDYPLHVGVTEAGTVRSGVVKSAVGIGSLLAEGIGDTLRVSLTGDPVQEIPMALEILRVLGLRNRGVDLISCPTCGRTQVNLAELAEKVEDKLSNLPPLDRPLKVAVMGCAVNGPGEAREADFGIAGGKGMGLLFKKGEIVARLSEEELLPALLQEIENYVKQYGKDEH, from the coding sequence GTGAATCGAAAAATGACAAAAGCAGTGAAAATTGGTGACGTCACAATAGGGGGAGGAGCTCCAGTCGTCGTCCAATCCATGACCAATACAGATACCCGAGATATTCCTAGTACCCTAGCTCAGATTCACGCCTTAGCTAAAGCAGGGTGTGAGGTTGTACGTCTTGCGGTCTTGGATCGTGATGCAGGATATGCTCTCCAAGAAATTGCATTGCAGAGCGCACTGCCTGTGATAGCTGATATCCATTTTGATTATCAGTTAGCGTTGCTGGCCATAGAACAAGGCGTTCATGGCTTAAGGTTAAATCCCGGCAATATTGGTGCTCGTTGGAAGGTGCAAGAAGTCGTCCGAGCCTGTAAGGAGAGAGAAATACCCATTCGGATTGGGGTTAACGCTGGGTCGCTGGAGAAAGAAATCTTAGCGAAATATCAGGGTGTAACAGCTGAGGGCATGGTGGAAAGTGCTTTAGGACATATTCACCTGCTCGAAGAAGAAGGCTATGACAAAATCAAAGTATCGTTAAAGGCTTCCCATGTGCCCCTGATGTTGGGGGCTTATCGGAAGATGGCGGAGTGTGTTGATTACCCCCTTCATGTGGGAGTCACCGAAGCTGGAACCGTACGCTCGGGGGTTGTGAAGTCGGCCGTGGGAATCGGCAGCCTCCTAGCTGAAGGCATTGGCGATACACTCCGTGTTTCCCTGACGGGAGATCCCGTTCAAGAAATCCCAATGGCATTAGAGATTCTTAGGGTCCTTGGTTTAAGAAATAGGGGAGTGGACCTGATAAGCTGTCCTACCTGTGGTCGGACGCAGGTTAATCTCGCTGAACTCGCCGAGAAGGTGGAGGACAAGCTCTCCAATTTACCTCCCTTGGATCGACCTTTGAAAGTTGCGGTCATGGGATGTGCGGTGAATGGACCCGGTGAAGCACGGGAAGCAGATTTTGGTATTGCCGGCGGCAAAGGAATGGGGTTGCTCTTTAAAAAAGGAGAAATTGTCGCCCGTTTATCGGAAGAAGAACTACTACCCGCTTTGCTCCAAGAAATCGAGAATTATGTGAAACAGTATGGAAAGGATGAACATTGA
- a CDS encoding phosphatidate cytidylyltransferase codes for MLIRTLSALVLVPILLGLTYLGGLYIALLVTIISLLALKETLAIGQRMGYKAWYISTGVFSIVWLLLIFQGGTQWLLPLLLAWLLFAMGKIAIYYPNVNLGEAAYNCFSPLYTVALLSHLYLIRGLTEGMAWALFTFIMVWATDTFAYLIGRAMGKHLLAPQVSPKKTIEGSLGGLFFCILTGIIGWKIIGGAPWSAYLVVSIIVGISAQIGDLFESALKRSVSIKDSGNLIPGHGGILDRFDSLIFVIPIMYYWALIVG; via the coding sequence GCTAATTAGAACGCTAAGCGCACTAGTTCTAGTCCCAATTCTGTTGGGGTTAACGTATTTGGGAGGACTATATATTGCGTTGCTAGTGACGATTATATCCCTCTTAGCGCTTAAGGAAACCTTAGCCATTGGACAAAGAATGGGATACAAAGCATGGTATATTAGCACGGGAGTGTTTTCCATTGTCTGGCTTTTGCTGATTTTTCAAGGTGGGACCCAGTGGTTGTTGCCTTTATTGTTGGCATGGTTACTTTTTGCTATGGGAAAAATCGCGATATATTACCCGAATGTGAATCTTGGCGAAGCAGCTTACAATTGCTTTTCCCCTCTGTATACAGTTGCTTTATTATCGCACCTCTATCTCATTCGCGGCTTGACGGAAGGAATGGCTTGGGCTTTATTTACTTTTATTATGGTATGGGCGACGGATACCTTTGCATACCTTATAGGGAGAGCCATGGGGAAACATTTGCTAGCTCCGCAAGTCAGCCCCAAGAAGACCATCGAGGGATCTCTGGGCGGACTTTTCTTTTGTATATTAACCGGTATTATTGGCTGGAAAATCATCGGTGGGGCCCCCTGGAGTGCCTATTTGGTTGTAAGTATTATCGTTGGAATCAGTGCCCAAATTGGTGATTTATTTGAGTCTGCTTTAAAACGCAGTGTAAGCATTAAAGATTCGGGGAACCTTATTCCTGGACATGGAGGAATTCTTGACCGATTTGACAGTCTCATTTTCGTGATTCCTATTATGTATTATTGGGCATTGATTGTGGGGTGA
- a CDS encoding proline--tRNA ligase, translating into MRVSQILNPTLREVPAEAEVVSHQMLVRAGLIRKAAAGIYTYLPLGLRVLRKIEQIVREEMDVKGGQEVLLPIIQPAELWRESGRWDIYGQELMRLNDRHNREFCLGPTHEEIITDLVRGEIRSYKQLPLLLYQIQNKYRDERRPRFGLMRGREFIMKDLYSFDRDEAGLAESYKKMYDAYTRVFTRCGLTFRPVEADAGAIGGTGGTHEFMVLAESGEAAVVYCPDCDYAANVEKAECKPTTVASDAPIGDCRSVDTPGTKTIEQVAEFLGVKKSDLVKSLLYQGDDKLFLVLVRGDREINEIKMNNALGPFINLQLASPEAVLEKLGCEPGFVGPIGAPKGLRVVADLEVPLMTKAVCGANAKDKHYVDAVPEKDFRFDQVLDLRMVEAGEPCPKCGSPLKEARGIEVGQVFKLGTKYSKALNAVFLDENGAEHPCVMGCYGIGVSRTMAAAIEQNNDKDGIIWPIPIAPYHVIVVPVSMKDEQVRETGEKLYQELQKLGVEAVLDDRDERPGVKFKDADLVGYPLRVTVGSKTLANGEVELRDRKTGEMQLVKVEELAKRVQGIIQEAVSKM; encoded by the coding sequence ATGCGTGTAAGCCAAATCCTTAATCCGACCCTGCGGGAGGTTCCTGCCGAGGCGGAAGTTGTTAGTCATCAGATGCTGGTAAGGGCAGGGTTAATTCGTAAAGCCGCTGCCGGTATCTATACCTACTTGCCCTTAGGCTTACGTGTATTGCGTAAAATTGAGCAAATCGTTAGAGAAGAAATGGATGTTAAGGGAGGACAAGAAGTCTTACTCCCAATTATTCAGCCAGCCGAGCTCTGGCGGGAGAGCGGTCGCTGGGATATTTACGGACAGGAACTTATGCGCCTTAATGACCGCCATAATCGGGAATTTTGCCTTGGACCAACCCATGAAGAAATCATCACCGATCTAGTGCGGGGAGAAATCCGTTCCTATAAGCAATTGCCCCTGCTTCTCTATCAGATACAAAACAAATACCGGGATGAGCGACGTCCTCGCTTTGGCTTAATGCGTGGTCGGGAATTTATTATGAAGGATCTCTATTCCTTCGACCGGGACGAAGCAGGCTTGGCCGAGAGCTATAAAAAAATGTACGACGCTTATACTCGTGTCTTTACCCGTTGCGGCTTAACCTTCCGCCCAGTTGAGGCAGATGCCGGAGCCATCGGTGGTACAGGTGGCACGCATGAATTCATGGTTTTGGCTGAATCAGGAGAGGCTGCCGTTGTCTATTGCCCAGATTGCGATTATGCTGCCAATGTGGAGAAGGCTGAATGCAAGCCCACGACTGTAGCCAGTGATGCTCCGATCGGTGATTGCCGAAGTGTAGATACACCAGGAACAAAGACCATTGAGCAGGTGGCAGAATTCCTGGGTGTGAAAAAGAGCGATCTTGTAAAATCTCTTCTTTATCAAGGTGATGATAAGCTCTTCCTCGTCCTCGTTCGCGGCGACCGGGAAATCAACGAAATCAAAATGAACAACGCCCTTGGCCCCTTTATCAACTTGCAGTTGGCCAGCCCCGAAGCTGTACTCGAAAAACTGGGTTGCGAACCGGGCTTTGTTGGCCCCATAGGCGCACCGAAGGGTTTAAGGGTCGTGGCTGATTTGGAAGTGCCGCTGATGACTAAGGCTGTTTGTGGTGCCAATGCAAAGGACAAGCATTATGTGGATGCTGTGCCAGAGAAGGATTTTCGTTTCGATCAGGTTCTTGATCTGCGCATGGTGGAAGCAGGGGAGCCCTGTCCCAAATGTGGTAGCCCGCTCAAAGAAGCACGAGGCATCGAAGTCGGTCAAGTCTTTAAGCTGGGAACAAAGTATTCGAAAGCCCTCAACGCCGTATTCTTGGATGAGAATGGTGCCGAGCACCCTTGTGTCATGGGTTGCTACGGTATCGGAGTCAGCCGTACCATGGCCGCAGCCATCGAGCAAAACAATGATAAAGATGGAATCATCTGGCCTATCCCTATCGCTCCTTATCATGTGATTGTGGTCCCAGTGAGTATGAAGGATGAGCAAGTTCGTGAAACCGGCGAAAAGCTATACCAAGAGCTTCAAAAACTCGGGGTAGAGGCTGTTCTTGATGATCGGGATGAGCGTCCGGGCGTGAAATTCAAGGATGCGGACCT
- the ytvI gene encoding sporulation integral membrane protein YtvI: MDLQGEQKLKQNINRLAVITFVLVLLKVVTFFFKEFMPVFSELMSSLISAFLPFLIAFFIALLLEPLVVRFMLSLKVRRPIATLFALLIAILGIGSVLFLIVVRLYTELSDLAVSLPSYGHMVTIFNNILDTVENFIQLNPQVQITLNNTTQGLMDSLQGWALTGSLLLLNFISALPGVFIVLVISVVATFFMSASYPVVKSFFGSLLPGRWRPGAQSVSRDLGVAVVGFVRAEAILISVTGVILTVGLVWMGNPYAFTIGFISAFLDLLPIVGTGMVFIPWIVGLFILGSVSEGIKLLVLYLIATVIRQLLEPKVMSQNIGIHPLATLISMYVGLKLLGGLGLILGPGLVIVYEAIRKAGFLKK; this comes from the coding sequence GTGGACCTTCAGGGTGAGCAGAAATTAAAGCAAAATATTAATCGCTTAGCGGTGATTACTTTTGTGTTAGTGTTGCTTAAAGTTGTTACCTTCTTCTTTAAAGAGTTTATGCCAGTCTTTAGTGAACTCATGAGCAGTCTTATATCGGCATTTTTGCCATTTTTGATTGCGTTCTTTATAGCGCTTTTGCTGGAACCTCTGGTCGTAAGGTTTATGCTTAGCTTGAAAGTTCGCAGACCCATCGCAACCCTATTTGCCCTGCTGATTGCCATATTGGGCATAGGCAGTGTGCTCTTTTTAATCGTTGTTCGTCTTTATACGGAGCTATCGGATTTGGCTGTTTCTCTACCAAGCTATGGCCATATGGTAACTATCTTTAATAATATTCTTGATACGGTTGAGAACTTTATCCAGCTCAACCCACAAGTCCAAATTACCCTTAATAATACAACGCAAGGACTCATGGATTCCTTGCAGGGTTGGGCGCTCACCGGAAGCCTGCTTCTGCTGAATTTCATATCTGCCTTGCCTGGAGTGTTTATTGTCTTAGTAATTTCCGTTGTGGCCACCTTCTTTATGAGTGCAAGTTATCCGGTGGTGAAGAGCTTCTTTGGTAGTTTGCTTCCCGGTCGTTGGAGGCCCGGTGCCCAATCCGTAAGTCGTGATTTGGGTGTAGCAGTTGTGGGATTTGTTCGTGCCGAAGCTATTCTCATATCGGTGACAGGTGTTATACTGACGGTTGGCTTAGTGTGGATGGGAAATCCCTATGCCTTTACCATTGGCTTCATTTCAGCTTTCTTAGATTTGCTTCCCATTGTCGGAACGGGCATGGTATTTATACCATGGATCGTTGGCTTATTTATTTTAGGGTCGGTATCAGAGGGTATTAAGCTCTTAGTACTCTATCTAATCGCCACGGTAATCCGACAATTGTTGGAGCCCAAAGTCATGTCTCAAAATATTGGCATCCATCCTTTGGCCACCCTCATTTCCATGTATGTGGGCTTAAAGCTATTGGGTGGTTTGGGTTTGATCCTAGGGCCGGGGTTAGTGATTGTTTATGAGGCCATCAGAAAAGCAGGTTTTCTCAAGAAATAA
- the rseP gene encoding RIP metalloprotease RseP: protein MLSALSVVFAFGLLVIIHELGHFIVARLNGIKVLEFAFGFGPKIIGFKGKETNYSLRLIPLGGFVKLYGMDAEFDENGNQNIAPSNDPRSFNNKKVWQRMSVIAAGPIMNLVLAIFLFIIVFAYFGIATANNTNVVGTLIEGMPAQAAGIQPGDKVVSVNGVDTTTWNDLTQAIHTMPEKDITLVIEHEGQQRALTLKTELDAASGRGLVGISPEVIYEKASLSEAAQYGFKQTVSFTRLILVTLAQMVTGETKAELGGPVAIVQAIDQSAESGWENYLGFIGILSIQLGLLNLFPIPALDGSHLVFLLIEGLRGKPMNPERQSFIHFLGFIFLMGLMLAVTYQDIVKLFSGKG from the coding sequence TTGCTTAGTGCGTTATCTGTCGTATTCGCCTTCGGGCTTTTGGTTATTATTCACGAGTTGGGCCATTTTATTGTGGCGCGCCTGAATGGGATCAAGGTACTGGAGTTTGCCTTCGGCTTCGGGCCAAAGATTATCGGCTTTAAAGGAAAAGAGACCAACTACTCCCTGCGCCTTATTCCTTTAGGTGGATTTGTAAAACTCTATGGCATGGACGCCGAGTTCGACGAGAATGGGAATCAAAATATTGCTCCCTCCAATGATCCACGTAGTTTTAATAATAAAAAAGTATGGCAACGGATGTCAGTGATTGCTGCCGGTCCGATCATGAATTTAGTTTTGGCTATTTTTCTTTTTATCATTGTCTTTGCCTATTTCGGAATTGCCACTGCTAATAATACAAATGTGGTGGGTACCTTGATTGAAGGGATGCCGGCTCAAGCGGCAGGGATTCAACCGGGTGATAAAGTGGTATCGGTCAATGGGGTAGATACTACCACCTGGAATGATTTGACTCAAGCCATACATACGATGCCGGAAAAAGATATTACCTTGGTGATTGAACATGAAGGACAACAAAGAGCCTTAACCCTCAAGACGGAGTTAGATGCCGCTTCAGGTCGTGGCCTGGTTGGTATTAGCCCTGAGGTCATCTATGAGAAAGCCTCCCTTTCAGAAGCGGCTCAATATGGATTTAAGCAAACAGTTAGCTTCACGCGCTTGATTCTTGTCACTTTAGCCCAGATGGTTACGGGTGAAACAAAAGCAGAATTGGGAGGACCGGTGGCTATCGTTCAAGCTATCGATCAAAGTGCAGAGTCAGGTTGGGAGAACTATCTGGGCTTTATCGGTATTCTAAGTATTCAGTTGGGGCTACTCAATCTTTTTCCCATCCCAGCCCTTGATGGCAGTCATCTGGTTTTTCTGCTTATCGAAGGTTTAAGGGGTAAACCCATGAATCCGGAACGACAGAGCTTTATTCATTTCTTGGGATTTATTTTCTTGATGGGTTTAATGCTAGCAGTGACCTATCAAGATATCGTAAAACTCTTTTCGGGTAAAGGCTAA